The nucleotide window GGGCAAGTCCTGCGGCGTGGAAATAATCAAGATCTCGCGAATGCCCGCCAGCATTAATACCGACAGCGGATAGTAAATCATCGGCTTGTCGTAGACCGGAAGCAGCTGTTTGGATACACCACGGGTAATGGGATGCAAGCGGGTGCCGGAGCCTCCCGCCAGAATGATGCCTTTCATATGAGGATTCCCTTCGAAACTTAATAGAGGCAGGGTTTGAATGTTTCAGCCGACGTGGCCAAGACGCTCCGACCGGTACTGGCCGTTGAGTATCCGTTCCCACCACCCTTGATGGTTCAGATACCACTGAACCGTTTTGCGTATGCCGCTCTCAAAGGTTTCCTGTGGTCGCCAACCGAGCTCACGCTCGATCTTGCCCGCATCGATGGCGTAACGAAGATCATGCCCCGGCCGATCCTTGACGAAGGTAATCAGCTCGCGATAACGCGCGACGCCCGCAGGTTTATCGGGAGCCAACTCCTCGAGCAGATCGCACAGGGCTTGCACCACCTCAAGATTGGTTTTCTCGTTGTGGCCGCCGATGTTATAGGTTTCGCCAACCTCGCCACGGCGCACGACCTCGCATAAAGCACGCGCATGATCTTCTACAAACAGCCAGTCGCGAATCTGCAAGCCGTCGCCATAAACCGGCAGAGGCCGGCCGTGGATGGCATTCAGAATCACATGGGGAATCAACTTCTCGGGGAAGTGATAAGGGCCATAGTTGTTCGAGCAATTGGTCACCAGCACGGGCAGGCCATACGTACGCTGCCAGGCCCGAACCAGATGATCTGAACTGGCCTTGGAGGCCGAATAGGGTGAACTGGGCGCATAAGGCGTGGTTTCACTGAACAGACTATCGGTGCCTTCCAGGTCGCCATACACCTCATCGGTGGAGATATGGTGGAAGCGAAAAGCCTGTTTGAGCTCTTCCGACAACCCGTTCCAATAACGCCGGGTCGCTTCGAGCAAGGTATAGGTACCAACAATATTGGTCTGGATAAAGTCCGCAGGACCGTCGATGGAACGATCGACATGGGACTCTGCGGCCAGGTGCATGACTGCATCCGGTCGAAATACCGTGAATACCTGATCCAGTGCCCGAGCGTCGCAGATATCGACCTTGAAGAAGTGGTAGCGCGGCGACTCGTCGATGCTCGACAGGGAGTCGCAATTGCCTGCGTAGGTCAACTTGTCAACGTTCGCGACCCTGCAGGTGGTTTCACTTATCAGGTGGCGTACCACTGCTGATCCAATGAAACCGGACCCACCGGTAACGAGGATTTTTTTAAACATGAGTGGAGATCCTGACGGCGAAATGAAAGATTAAATCGGTGACCCGCACCGCTGTCGGCTAACCCAATGGATGACGGAGGTTCATGCCCTGCCGTATTTATCTTCAAACCGCACGATATCGTTCTCGCCCAGGTAGGAGCCGGACTGAACTTCGATCAGCTCAAGAGGAATGACACCCGGGTTCTCGAGCGCATGCACTTGACCGATCGGGATGTAAGTCGACTGATTCTCGGAGACCAGATAGGTCTGCTCACCGTTGGTCACTTTGGCCGTACCGCTAACGACGATCCAGTGCTCGGCGCGGTGGTGATGCATCTGCACAGACAGCTTCGCTCCCGGCTGCACCGTGATACGTTTCACTTGATACCGAGCGCCTTTATCTATCGAGTCATACATACCCCACGGGCGATAAACTTCTCTGTGGTTCGAGTACTCATGGCGATCGGATTGCTTGAGCCGTTCCACTACTTTTTTAACGTCTTGCACCTGATCCTTGCGGGCCACAAGAATGGCGTCGTTGGTTTCAACGATGACCAGTCCTTCAACGCCAATGGTCGCGATCAAGCGGCTGTTCGCATGAACATAGGTATTGAATGTGTTCTCGGCGAAGACATCCCCCTTGAGCACGTTACCGTCAGCATCTTTTGCAAAGGCATCGGCGAGCGCAGACCAGGAGCCAATGTCACTCCATCCGGCATTCATCGCGACCATCACCGCGTCGTCGGTCTTTTCCATTACCGCGTAGTCAATAGAGTCCTCGGGGCACGCAGAAAACAAAGCCCGGTCAACCCGAGTGAAATTCAAATCCTGCGAACCGTTGCCCAAGGCCTCGATACAGGCAGACAAAATATCGGGCCGGAATTTTTGCAACTCTTCCAGATAACGGCTCGCG belongs to Pseudomonas sp. B21-015 and includes:
- the rfbB gene encoding dTDP-glucose 4,6-dehydratase; the encoded protein is MFKKILVTGGSGFIGSAVVRHLISETTCRVANVDKLTYAGNCDSLSSIDESPRYHFFKVDICDARALDQVFTVFRPDAVMHLAAESHVDRSIDGPADFIQTNIVGTYTLLEATRRYWNGLSEELKQAFRFHHISTDEVYGDLEGTDSLFSETTPYAPSSPYSASKASSDHLVRAWQRTYGLPVLVTNCSNNYGPYHFPEKLIPHVILNAIHGRPLPVYGDGLQIRDWLFVEDHARALCEVVRRGEVGETYNIGGHNEKTNLEVVQALCDLLEELAPDKPAGVARYRELITFVKDRPGHDLRYAIDAGKIERELGWRPQETFESGIRKTVQWYLNHQGWWERILNGQYRSERLGHVG
- a CDS encoding mannose-1-phosphate guanylyltransferase/mannose-6-phosphate isomerase; its protein translation is MIPVILSGGSGSRLWPLSRQLNPKQFLSLIDTNLSLLQATIQRLDGLEIQPPRLICNEEHRFLAAEQLRKLGMGDANILLEPVGRNTAPAVALAALQATVEGQDPMLLILPADHTIKDVDAFQESIRVALPLAMEGKLVTFAIVPTYPETGYGYIEKGDDIGGGFRVNRFVEKPDLATAQAYVLTNNFFWNSGMFLFRASRYLEELQKFRPDILSACIEALGNGSQDLNFTRVDRALFSACPEDSIDYAVMEKTDDAVMVAMNAGWSDIGSWSALADAFAKDADGNVLKGDVFAENTFNTYVHANSRLIATIGVEGLVIVETNDAILVARKDQVQDVKKVVERLKQSDRHEYSNHREVYRPWGMYDSIDKGARYQVKRITVQPGAKLSVQMHHHRAEHWIVVSGTAKVTNGEQTYLVSENQSTYIPIGQVHALENPGVIPLELIEVQSGSYLGENDIVRFEDKYGRA